One part of the Nostoc sp. PCC 7120 = FACHB-418 genome encodes these proteins:
- a CDS encoding NUDIX hydrolase, with translation MRGKVSKVLNQSGVIPYRERNGKIEILLITTRDRQSWVIPKGGIVNGMTPPDSAAKEAWEEAGVIGQVDVNELGTYKYRKRGKVYQVKMYLLPVEMVSNNYPEANKRYRRWLDANQAIKLIKKDSLKRILKGFLQTKSHTCASSLELSQQSI, from the coding sequence ATGAGAGGAAAAGTCAGCAAAGTATTAAATCAGTCTGGGGTAATTCCTTATAGAGAAAGAAATGGAAAAATCGAAATATTATTGATTACAACGCGCGATCGCCAAAGTTGGGTAATTCCCAAAGGTGGGATCGTTAATGGAATGACTCCCCCTGATTCGGCCGCTAAAGAAGCCTGGGAAGAAGCTGGAGTCATCGGGCAAGTAGATGTTAATGAGCTAGGTACTTATAAATATCGTAAACGAGGCAAGGTTTACCAAGTTAAAATGTATTTATTACCAGTTGAAATGGTAAGTAATAATTATCCAGAAGCTAATAAAAGATATCGACGTTGGCTAGATGCCAATCAAGCTATTAAACTCATTAAAAAAGATTCCCTCAAACGGATTTTAAAAGGATTTCTCCAAACAAAATCTCATACTTGCGCCTCATCTCTAGAATTAAGTCAACAGTCAATCTGA